A single region of the Thermoanaerobacterium aotearoense genome encodes:
- a CDS encoding YvrJ family protein has protein sequence MNEIFAGIANLGFPIVVSIYLLVRIEGKIDNLTNSINELTKAITKIE, from the coding sequence ATGAATGAGATTTTTGCAGGTATCGCCAATCTGGGGTTTCCAATAGTAGTAAGCATTTACCTTTTGGTTAGAATCGAAGGTAAGATAGACAATTTGACCAATTCTATAAATGAATTGACAAAAGCCATAACAAAGATAGAATAA
- a CDS encoding MTH1187 family thiamine-binding protein, with amino-acid sequence MSILEINFVPVGTGSASYSSFVQDAVELLNTRGLKYAVTPTSTVIEGNTGELMKVAEEIHNIPFKDGAMRVVTNIMIDERRDKPDNMEKRVSEVIS; translated from the coding sequence ATGTCAATATTAGAAATAAATTTCGTCCCTGTAGGAACAGGCAGCGCTTCTTACTCAAGTTTTGTGCAAGACGCTGTAGAACTTTTAAACACGAGAGGCCTCAAATACGCTGTTACACCTACATCGACAGTCATCGAAGGAAATACAGGAGAGCTTATGAAAGTAGCAGAAGAAATCCACAATATACCATTTAAAGATGGGGCCATGAGGGTCGTGACAAACATCATGATCGACGAAAGGCGAGATAAACCGGATAATATGGAAAAGAGAGTAAGTGAGGTAATCAGTTGA
- a CDS encoding IPT/TIG domain-containing protein yields MKRFVSLLLIFVILFSFFPGNMSKAYASNPPNITSVESLRYDGTMASPAKGPYDASTAIEIDGSAFMTFDSSGNMTSQIDAVYIDSISDNTKLTILSVNESKIYAKVPTMSAAGLLLNKPYMIIAHRSDGQSAAIPNGFTYIDNPNIQTAALDNYKTVTRDNNGNVTGISQPQSYIRMEGSNLSDIAVGNINGETSNVVSQSGSVLISDIPSSIRIDPYTTYNINVTNIYGGQSNTYSTNLSAVNQDITSLSKYTAIVGDTITIYGHGFSTLGSGMRVYVGENLVNSGNVTVVSDTEMSVVVPAPKDTTLPYQNIDIIASNGATVTLVNALQIIPTPSIITIDSITPNAGTVSGGTKVIIVGQNLRQDLIVKFGGVQGQNVQMVSLPGLTNNMDAIQVTTPPYSKSGPVNVDIVDPITGYTVTEQNGYFYLAVQDSLVAIDMNPYSGYENGSTDVTIWGYNFQRSDDPSTYTSNPDNTEITYTNSSYTYTDPVTGQNVVGTRVRKLYVTFGGNKAVIEDVYAPSGGQEILQVLSPSITLNPPGQPMSVDVVVTVETTIMDSNGNVVMQYSEQSSPANKFTYNPLPSNPQILSISPNSGSRAGGDTVTIQGFDIRPGVSVYFGGVLATVKDLTIDSSNRSIVTVVTPKSSALGYVDVEVVNKDADQNRGFATMTNGYYYYTAPTITNVFTNFGSKYGGNLITITGTDFYVGQTVQNGVYVPVYPTVTIGNINLQVISVVDNSGNIIDGKKLNIGTQIKAIVPVTTSPYPIGWQDVTVINYDGENGTAGGTITLKNGFEIKDTQKTPTITSVTPNKGPTKGGTQITITGSNFETGSIVTIDGVQANVTSVTSGNTVINAVTPAGTLGQKIVQVINPSDGGTASLQDGFEYLLIETNPKITSVSPNYGGKGTLVYIFGSDFSRKIGDSDGATVYIGNTVMDDVYVIDQNTITAVVPDLQYTGLYDITVVNPDTATAKSPQKFHYLVPESNPVITSITPDQGTVNGGTAITITGSDFRRGAQVYIGGQLATNITVSSDGTTIQAMTPPGNPGMTYVTVINYDGGNYTYGLHSGEAGFTYVVPNSLPVITNIDPNTGSTYGGDTITITGQDFRIAKDQNGNILKDSDGNPIGPDVYFGNVKATKVIYVDYGTLKVVTPPNVPGPVRVSVVNYDTGIGYLDNGFTYVQSKPTISSIIPPKVNVNGTTHVIVMGSNFAVPVYDGTTIMRPGSKVYIDDVEVANVTVVSGSEIKFVAPASSDIGVKTLKIVNPDGGTVTANIEYVSPVSNPAITKVDPSKGSIAGGTTVTITGSDFRSNVSVYFEGNKATVVSSSSTEIVVKTPAGDPSLLNVPIDVTVYNVDDGASTTMQGAFTYVKTGANPVITSITPNTGSTRGGDTVTIAGDNFKTGLLVYFGDALAQSVIVNNYTTITVVTPQHTAGKVDVRILNPDYADAVLSGGFTYVQTAPDNPSGFYAQTIYGNDHAIHLYWNAVNGANLYEIYGKRSTDANYSFIASTDKLEYYVDGLSPNTLYNFELRPINDKGNSGFAYASAYTDSSTNAKYDTGVPDVIGNTSINASGSVVYITLGNDAASSSTYTVDLTGYKYNNTNTWVVNIPKSFSGKSGSIIVRTSDFSINFSPQALNLTSDMDRITVKLLDGKTIDDLNKSLGKSSAIVSDVYQISYDEISGSLVAHMTNFRQAVNVAMNYYSNRAKNSSLSLKNFDGSTTYYQYVDPVLHYVSGYVLYTGRYAVVDSNL; encoded by the coding sequence ATGAAGAGATTTGTGTCGCTATTGTTGATATTTGTCATTTTGTTTTCGTTTTTCCCAGGAAATATGTCGAAAGCTTATGCTTCAAATCCGCCTAATATAACTTCTGTGGAGTCATTGCGGTATGATGGCACTATGGCATCTCCTGCGAAAGGGCCTTATGATGCATCGACAGCCATAGAGATAGATGGTAGCGCTTTTATGACATTTGACAGCTCGGGAAACATGACATCTCAAATTGATGCGGTTTACATCGATTCTATTTCAGACAACACGAAGTTGACAATACTTAGTGTGAATGAAAGCAAGATATACGCAAAGGTTCCTACAATGAGTGCTGCCGGTCTTTTGCTGAATAAGCCTTATATGATCATAGCCCATAGAAGCGATGGGCAAAGTGCAGCAATACCAAATGGATTTACATACATCGACAATCCTAATATACAAACTGCAGCATTGGACAACTATAAGACTGTGACGAGGGATAATAATGGTAATGTAACGGGCATATCTCAGCCACAGTCGTACATAAGAATGGAAGGCAGCAATTTAAGCGATATAGCTGTAGGCAACATAAACGGGGAAACATCAAATGTGGTGTCCCAAAGCGGCTCTGTCTTGATTTCAGATATACCTTCCAGCATAAGGATAGATCCTTATACAACATATAATATTAACGTTACAAATATATACGGCGGTCAATCAAATACGTACAGCACGAATCTATCTGCAGTCAATCAAGACATAACAAGCTTATCAAAGTATACAGCAATTGTAGGCGATACTATAACGATATACGGCCATGGCTTTTCCACATTGGGAAGCGGCATGAGGGTTTACGTTGGAGAAAACCTTGTAAATAGTGGGAATGTTACGGTAGTAAGCGATACCGAGATGAGCGTAGTAGTGCCTGCTCCAAAGGATACGACATTGCCATATCAAAACATCGACATCATTGCATCAAATGGTGCAACAGTCACATTGGTAAATGCACTCCAAATAATTCCTACGCCTTCTATCATAACGATTGACAGCATAACGCCAAATGCTGGCACAGTATCCGGTGGCACGAAGGTCATAATAGTCGGTCAAAACTTAAGACAAGATCTTATAGTCAAGTTTGGCGGTGTTCAAGGGCAAAACGTTCAAATGGTAAGTTTGCCTGGTCTTACAAACAATATGGATGCAATACAGGTTACAACTCCACCTTATTCAAAATCTGGGCCTGTGAATGTAGACATAGTAGACCCTATTACAGGGTACACTGTGACAGAGCAAAACGGATACTTCTACCTTGCTGTACAGGACAGCCTTGTGGCAATAGACATGAATCCGTACAGTGGTTATGAAAATGGCAGCACAGATGTGACTATTTGGGGTTACAACTTCCAAAGAAGCGACGATCCGTCCACGTATACCTCAAACCCAGACAATACAGAGATAACATACACTAATAGCAGCTACACTTACACAGATCCTGTGACAGGGCAAAATGTAGTAGGTACGAGAGTAAGGAAGCTTTATGTGACATTTGGCGGTAATAAGGCGGTGATAGAGGATGTTTATGCTCCATCTGGTGGACAGGAGATTTTGCAGGTATTGTCTCCGAGCATTACTTTGAACCCGCCAGGACAGCCTATGTCTGTTGATGTAGTAGTAACAGTAGAGACGACGATTATGGATTCCAATGGAAATGTCGTCATGCAGTACTCCGAGCAAAGTTCGCCAGCCAATAAGTTCACGTACAATCCGCTTCCTTCAAACCCTCAAATCCTAAGCATATCCCCAAATAGCGGCAGCAGGGCAGGCGGCGATACTGTCACAATACAAGGATTTGACATAAGACCAGGTGTCAGCGTGTACTTTGGAGGTGTCTTGGCTACTGTAAAAGATTTGACTATTGATTCCAGCAATAGGTCGATAGTGACTGTCGTAACTCCTAAGAGCAGTGCCCTTGGCTATGTAGATGTTGAAGTTGTAAATAAGGATGCAGATCAAAACCGTGGATTTGCTACGATGACAAATGGTTATTACTACTATACTGCTCCCACTATTACAAACGTATTTACAAATTTTGGATCTAAGTATGGAGGAAATTTAATAACAATAACGGGGACAGATTTCTACGTAGGGCAAACTGTTCAGAATGGCGTATACGTTCCGGTGTATCCTACGGTGACGATAGGAAATATAAATTTGCAGGTTATAAGCGTTGTGGACAATAGCGGCAACATCATAGATGGAAAGAAGTTAAACATAGGGACACAGATAAAGGCGATAGTGCCTGTTACGACAAGTCCTTATCCGATAGGATGGCAGGATGTGACGGTTATTAACTACGATGGAGAAAATGGCACAGCAGGTGGTACAATCACCCTTAAAAACGGGTTTGAAATAAAAGACACTCAGAAGACTCCTACGATTACTTCTGTGACCCCTAATAAAGGACCTACGAAAGGCGGTACACAGATAACTATTACAGGCAGCAATTTTGAGACAGGAAGCATTGTCACCATTGATGGCGTACAGGCCAATGTGACAAGCGTCACGTCGGGGAATACTGTAATAAATGCTGTAACACCTGCAGGCACATTGGGGCAAAAGATAGTGCAGGTTATTAATCCGTCAGATGGCGGTACGGCATCATTGCAGGATGGATTTGAATACTTGCTTATTGAGACAAACCCAAAAATAACCAGTGTATCTCCCAATTACGGTGGAAAGGGTACTCTGGTGTACATCTTTGGCAGTGATTTTTCGAGAAAAATAGGCGACAGCGATGGGGCGACAGTTTATATAGGCAATACGGTTATGGACGATGTGTACGTAATAGATCAGAATACCATAACTGCAGTTGTACCAGATCTGCAGTATACAGGGCTTTACGATATAACCGTAGTAAACCCTGATACGGCTACAGCAAAATCGCCGCAGAAATTTCACTATCTTGTCCCTGAATCAAATCCCGTCATAACGTCAATAACTCCAGATCAAGGTACTGTAAACGGCGGCACTGCCATAACAATAACGGGAAGTGATTTTAGGCGAGGAGCACAAGTATACATCGGTGGACAACTTGCTACAAATATTACTGTAAGCTCTGATGGCACGACAATACAGGCTATGACGCCTCCAGGAAATCCGGGAATGACTTACGTCACAGTCATAAACTACGATGGTGGTAACTACACTTACGGTCTTCACAGTGGTGAAGCGGGGTTCACTTACGTTGTTCCAAATAGCTTGCCTGTCATAACGAATATAGATCCTAATACAGGTTCTACGTATGGCGGCGATACCATAACAATAACAGGGCAGGATTTTAGGATAGCAAAAGACCAAAATGGCAATATACTAAAAGACAGCGATGGGAACCCTATAGGGCCTGATGTGTATTTCGGCAATGTGAAAGCCACAAAGGTAATATACGTAGACTATGGCACGTTGAAGGTTGTGACGCCTCCTAATGTGCCGGGACCTGTAAGGGTATCTGTCGTAAATTACGACACAGGCATAGGATATCTGGATAACGGCTTTACGTACGTTCAATCTAAACCCACAATAAGTAGCATAATTCCACCAAAGGTCAACGTGAATGGCACCACACATGTAATTGTGATGGGCTCTAATTTCGCTGTTCCTGTTTACGATGGTACGACAATAATGAGGCCAGGCTCTAAAGTTTACATTGACGATGTAGAAGTGGCAAATGTCACTGTAGTAAGCGGCAGTGAGATAAAATTTGTGGCACCAGCAAGTAGTGACATAGGGGTGAAGACATTAAAGATTGTAAATCCAGATGGTGGTACAGTTACAGCAAACATCGAGTACGTTTCTCCTGTTTCAAATCCTGCCATAACTAAAGTAGATCCATCAAAAGGAAGCATTGCAGGTGGTACAACTGTTACAATAACTGGCAGCGATTTTAGAAGCAATGTATCAGTGTACTTTGAAGGAAATAAAGCTACGGTCGTATCAAGCAGTAGCACAGAAATAGTCGTCAAGACGCCGGCAGGTGATCCGAGTCTACTCAATGTACCTATAGATGTCACGGTGTACAACGTAGATGACGGAGCAAGTACCACAATGCAAGGTGCATTTACCTACGTTAAGACAGGTGCAAACCCTGTCATTACATCTATAACTCCTAATACGGGATCAACAAGAGGAGGAGATACCGTAACGATTGCGGGTGACAATTTTAAAACAGGACTTCTCGTTTACTTTGGAGATGCATTGGCTCAGTCAGTGATTGTCAATAATTACACCACCATAACTGTTGTCACACCACAACATACTGCTGGAAAGGTAGATGTAAGGATATTGAATCCAGATTACGCAGATGCTGTGCTGTCAGGCGGATTTACGTATGTTCAGACAGCGCCAGACAATCCATCCGGATTTTACGCCCAGACGATTTACGGAAATGACCATGCCATACATTTGTACTGGAATGCTGTAAATGGCGCAAATCTCTATGAAATATACGGTAAAAGAAGCACCGATGCAAATTATTCATTTATTGCATCAACAGACAAGTTAGAGTATTACGTCGATGGTTTGAGTCCTAACACTCTTTACAATTTTGAGCTAAGGCCTATTAACGATAAAGGCAACAGCGGCTTTGCTTATGCATCTGCATACACTGATTCTTCAACTAACGCAAAGTACGATACTGGTGTGCCAGATGTCATAGGCAATACATCCATAAACGCTTCAGGCAGTGTAGTATACATTACGCTGGGAAATGATGCTGCAAGTTCCAGCACATACACTGTGGATTTGACAGGGTACAAGTACAACAATACAAATACTTGGGTTGTGAATATTCCAAAAAGCTTTAGCGGCAAAAGTGGCAGTATCATCGTTAGGACTTCCGACTTCAGCATAAACTTTTCACCTCAGGCTTTAAACTTGACGTCTGACATGGACAGGATTACTGTCAAATTGCTGGATGGTAAGACGATAGATGATTTAAACAAAAGCCTTGGAAAATCAAGTGCGATTGTATCTGATGTGTATCAGATAAGTTATGATGAGATAAGCGGCAGCCTTGTGGCACACATGACCAACTTTAGACAGGCTGTAAATGTAGCGATGAATTATTACAGCAATAGAGCAAAAAATAGTTCACTGTCATTAAAAAATTTTGATGGCAGCACGACTTATTACCAATACGTAGATCCTGTTTTGCATTACGTCTCAGGGTATGTTTTATATACTGGAAGATATGCTGTAGTTGATTCTAATTTGTGA
- a CDS encoding S-layer homology domain-containing protein — protein MKRLIKTITVISILFILMFASAYGSTVYSGVNNATATFENMSYKDIGNSFAKGDIMRMTALAVIRGNGNGLYYPTNYLKREEALAMILRLMGKEKDMQVAQNSASGAVPAAAGTTSSGTVDSWAQGVITVAKNTGLLSKQEQSLDFTKNATRQEIANWIAKGINLTPVYGKDAQYVYSYKDSSLFDADKLPYIEATIEAKIMSGYTNGYFGPNDYITREQMAAVLSRAFNVSYTMMGYTKDMGYVESVQKDSVNGGMRYTYEIKNDSGQDIALISENSQSANYDFAVLKNGVAGLSSLITNGDRITYYTNGSNVVFAETESASSSVLSGTIDAVWQGSFRLIDDSGNSYIIYYNNNTQLTMNSVDASISDLKYGETAKVTVSGSTATRIDVAYTDLSGNGQVNLGDRQDSGKITDIETNSSQVSITLDNGNTYTANVDMPVEGGSGSLSVGDLKVGEYIKLYFSSISSNTPDEVFLEGDYNKAVAVIRGTISGVSGFNPKIQLKDVQIYRQGQWNTSSDYSMYSLDGASVYLNGLKIPVSDINKYKGYDAYIMVENHYGIDTATLVSIQNGFNMSYVGNISYDGNTLTVTLSDNRQVSVNDGTIILNDGLLVTKDQLSKVSQAYISFARGGGANFISILNTNVPSGYYYAKGNIITVTSDSITLGNYYYYSGNDYGDESLSNNEWVANGDETFYVGDETYIVDNTGNSPSNIPYSQFLNQKYSGSTYYSAYVVSSNGNAIAVNLRPLVSTDRVSKAVLSSVNGNVLTLDNVMDWNGLNNNWELNTSLDSIDVTKAVIVKNNKVISVNDLNSGDSLYIVRDGASGIIVTVQQ, from the coding sequence ATGAAAAGGCTAATTAAGACAATAACCGTGATTTCAATTTTATTCATTTTGATGTTTGCGTCTGCTTATGGTTCAACGGTTTATTCTGGAGTAAACAATGCAACAGCTACTTTTGAAAATATGTCTTACAAAGATATAGGCAATAGCTTTGCAAAAGGCGATATAATGAGGATGACAGCCTTGGCAGTCATAAGAGGCAATGGAAATGGACTTTATTATCCTACAAATTATTTAAAAAGAGAAGAAGCACTTGCCATGATATTAAGGCTTATGGGGAAAGAGAAAGACATGCAAGTGGCTCAAAACAGTGCATCTGGCGCAGTACCGGCTGCTGCTGGAACTACTTCCAGCGGTACGGTAGATAGTTGGGCACAAGGTGTGATAACCGTTGCCAAAAATACAGGGCTTCTGTCAAAGCAGGAGCAGTCTTTGGATTTTACGAAAAATGCCACAAGACAGGAGATAGCCAATTGGATCGCTAAAGGTATCAATCTGACGCCTGTCTATGGGAAAGATGCACAGTACGTTTACTCATACAAAGACAGCAGTCTATTTGATGCAGACAAATTGCCATACATAGAAGCGACGATTGAGGCGAAAATAATGTCCGGGTACACAAATGGGTATTTTGGCCCCAACGATTACATCACGAGAGAACAGATGGCAGCCGTGCTAAGCAGGGCTTTCAATGTCTCATATACAATGATGGGATACACAAAGGATATGGGGTATGTTGAAAGCGTACAAAAAGACAGTGTAAATGGCGGCATGAGGTACACTTACGAAATCAAAAATGACAGCGGACAAGACATTGCATTGATTTCTGAAAACTCTCAAAGTGCAAATTACGACTTTGCAGTGTTGAAAAACGGTGTTGCAGGATTATCTTCATTAATTACAAATGGTGATAGGATCACATATTACACAAATGGCAGCAATGTGGTATTTGCCGAAACAGAAAGTGCATCTTCATCGGTTTTAAGCGGTACCATCGATGCCGTTTGGCAGGGAAGCTTTAGGCTTATAGACGACAGTGGAAATAGCTATATAATATACTACAACAACAATACGCAACTTACGATGAATTCGGTAGATGCATCTATAAGCGACTTAAAGTACGGGGAAACGGCTAAAGTCACTGTTTCTGGCAGCACAGCCACAAGAATAGATGTTGCGTACACCGATTTAAGCGGAAATGGTCAGGTCAATCTTGGTGATAGGCAAGACAGCGGAAAAATAACCGATATAGAGACGAATAGCAGCCAAGTTTCAATAACATTGGACAATGGAAATACGTATACGGCAAATGTTGATATGCCTGTTGAAGGTGGAAGTGGGTCGCTAAGCGTAGGAGATTTGAAGGTCGGAGAGTATATAAAGCTTTATTTCAGCAGCATAAGCTCCAATACACCTGATGAGGTGTTTTTAGAAGGGGACTACAATAAAGCTGTTGCAGTCATAAGAGGCACTATATCAGGGGTTTCTGGATTTAACCCTAAGATACAGCTTAAGGATGTCCAAATATATAGGCAAGGTCAATGGAATACATCATCTGACTATTCTATGTACAGCCTTGATGGCGCGTCAGTCTACCTTAATGGGCTGAAAATACCTGTAAGCGATATTAACAAATACAAAGGATATGATGCGTACATAATGGTTGAAAACCATTATGGCATAGATACTGCAACACTTGTATCGATACAAAATGGATTTAATATGAGCTACGTTGGTAACATATCGTACGATGGAAACACTTTGACAGTGACACTAAGCGACAATCGCCAGGTAAGCGTAAATGATGGCACCATCATACTGAATGATGGGCTTTTGGTGACAAAAGACCAGTTGTCGAAGGTAAGCCAAGCTTACATTTCGTTTGCAAGAGGCGGAGGCGCAAACTTCATATCCATATTGAATACAAACGTCCCGTCAGGATACTACTACGCTAAAGGAAATATTATAACTGTCACGTCAGACTCCATAACGCTTGGCAACTACTACTATTACAGTGGCAATGATTACGGCGATGAATCTTTAAGCAACAACGAATGGGTTGCCAATGGCGACGAAACTTTTTACGTCGGTGATGAAACATATATTGTAGATAATACTGGCAATAGTCCTTCAAACATACCGTACAGTCAATTTTTGAATCAGAAGTACAGCGGCTCTACGTATTATTCTGCGTACGTCGTTTCCAGTAATGGCAATGCAATAGCCGTAAACTTAAGGCCTTTAGTGAGTACAGACAGGGTGAGTAAAGCAGTGTTAAGCAGCGTTAATGGTAACGTCTTGACTTTGGACAATGTGATGGATTGGAATGGACTCAACAACAATTGGGAGCTTAATACGTCTTTAGATTCTATAGATGTCACTAAGGCAGTCATAGTGAAGAACAACAAAGTAATATCTGTCAATGACTTAAATAGCGGCGACAGTCTTTACATAGTGAGAGATGGCGCTTCAGGAATAATAGTCACTGTACAGCAGTAA
- a CDS encoding S-layer homology domain-containing protein: MKKIMIILILLLMAIPVYAFANDAGYEGGIANEYEYKEVVFITGSPVVFDGKLTVSQSTRSGTTTSTYRYQLSSSDGGKLTRTLTFTTVDTPKDQYNQVQSNTTLSRFSETITEGGKVYRLSSYDFNGSDIKSINPGVDYFAGNFAGRKVYTLNNNGGTIVVDITDKTVGYSHAYGSVKTQQINYTIEGNTVSNNTNVSWSGTADVNVSFTVSSDLQYVTNDPNYISFRGGYLLSQAGQDVMTYTYDLPEFDGNGNVIGRNTGSSSASLDEVPQEKRLVVPDVLDINGTWGYDDILKLMSMEVFPNTSKYFGPKLPITRADFTVAVAKAIDLAPYTAPKTTGYSKSKTAEVSPFVDVSTSDSNYGYIKAASQAGLISGTAPSQFSPDEPLTRAEAAAIFIRALGLSNLAPSGNFNTGFKDDSSIPAWAKRDIYVANEIGLLEGDSYGNIDANDTLTREEAAAMISRMIDFMMKDLTVDYVQKVINY; the protein is encoded by the coding sequence ATGAAGAAGATTATGATTATATTGATATTATTGCTTATGGCTATTCCAGTGTACGCTTTTGCCAATGATGCCGGGTACGAAGGCGGCATCGCCAACGAATATGAGTACAAGGAAGTAGTATTTATAACAGGCAGTCCTGTCGTGTTTGACGGGAAACTTACTGTATCACAGTCTACAAGATCTGGAACTACTACGTCAACGTACAGGTATCAATTGTCATCCAGTGATGGTGGCAAGCTTACAAGGACATTGACATTTACTACTGTGGATACGCCAAAGGATCAGTACAATCAAGTGCAGTCAAACACTACTTTAAGCAGGTTCTCAGAGACCATAACAGAGGGCGGCAAAGTCTACAGGCTGTCATCTTATGATTTCAATGGCTCTGACATTAAATCGATAAACCCAGGTGTAGATTACTTTGCAGGCAATTTTGCGGGAAGAAAGGTGTATACCTTAAACAACAACGGCGGAACGATTGTTGTGGACATAACTGACAAAACAGTAGGGTATAGCCATGCTTACGGCAGTGTAAAGACACAGCAGATTAACTACACGATAGAAGGTAATACCGTCTCTAACAACACGAATGTATCGTGGAGCGGCACTGCTGATGTGAATGTATCATTTACTGTAAGCTCTGACCTTCAGTACGTGACAAATGATCCTAACTACATAAGCTTTAGAGGTGGTTATCTTTTAAGCCAGGCTGGACAAGACGTCATGACGTATACGTACGATTTGCCAGAGTTTGATGGAAATGGCAATGTAATAGGAAGAAATACGGGTTCAAGTAGCGCAAGTTTAGACGAAGTGCCGCAGGAAAAAAGGCTTGTGGTGCCAGACGTCCTTGATATAAATGGCACATGGGGATATGACGATATATTGAAGCTTATGAGCATGGAGGTTTTCCCAAATACCTCAAAGTATTTTGGGCCAAAACTTCCTATAACGAGGGCTGATTTTACAGTTGCGGTTGCAAAAGCCATAGATTTAGCACCTTACACTGCTCCAAAGACGACAGGGTACTCAAAGTCTAAAACTGCAGAAGTATCACCGTTTGTAGATGTATCCACCTCTGACAGCAATTACGGATACATAAAAGCAGCAAGTCAAGCCGGGCTTATATCAGGAACAGCTCCAAGTCAGTTTAGCCCTGATGAGCCACTTACAAGAGCGGAAGCGGCAGCTATTTTCATAAGAGCATTAGGTCTTTCTAATCTTGCTCCATCAGGCAATTTCAATACAGGCTTTAAAGATGACAGCAGCATTCCTGCATGGGCTAAAAGAGATATTTACGTTGCAAATGAGATTGGATTATTAGAAGGTGATAGCTATGGCAACATAGATGCCAATGACACATTGACGAGGGAAGAAGCGGCAGCCATGATATCTCGCATGATAGATTTTATGATGAAAGATCTGACGGTTGATTATGTACAAAAGGTTATAAATTACTGA
- the spoIID gene encoding stage II sporulation protein D, whose product MKHIAYGVILIVFATILLPTVIVIGLAPARSVVSNGSTVRLINSGGLKDLKTNVEEAPADYNTINVFVVDENKNVKMNLEDYLVGVVAAEMPADFELEALKAQAVAARTYALSKELALGGKGCDLHPGSDICTDSKHCQAWISDDVMKSRWGDNYNLYHDKIVKAVNDTKGLVIVYNDVLIDPVYHAISGGETEDAINVWKENLPYLKSVPSPGEEVAQKFKTAVTVSSEEFVNRIKSKAPKANITTKNVLGYIKNIKRTEAGHVLSLNIGGVDFTGTDIQDLFQLNSTNFSFSMKGSNVVINVIGYGHGVGMSQYGANAMAKDGKSFEDILKHYYTGVEIMKIDDLLKLKNGKA is encoded by the coding sequence ATGAAGCATATTGCGTACGGGGTTATTTTAATTGTTTTTGCGACTATTTTACTGCCAACTGTAATCGTCATAGGATTGGCTCCTGCAAGAAGTGTTGTGTCCAATGGAAGTACTGTCAGGCTTATAAATAGTGGAGGGCTTAAAGATTTAAAAACCAATGTAGAAGAAGCGCCTGCAGATTACAATACGATTAATGTGTTTGTGGTAGATGAAAACAAAAATGTAAAGATGAATTTGGAAGATTACCTTGTAGGTGTTGTAGCAGCAGAAATGCCTGCAGATTTTGAACTGGAAGCTTTAAAGGCACAGGCAGTTGCTGCAAGGACGTATGCTCTTTCGAAGGAATTAGCTTTAGGCGGTAAAGGTTGTGATCTTCATCCAGGCAGTGATATATGCACAGATTCAAAACACTGTCAGGCATGGATATCAGATGATGTAATGAAATCCCGATGGGGTGACAATTACAATTTATACCACGACAAGATAGTAAAAGCGGTAAATGACACAAAAGGCCTTGTGATAGTGTACAATGATGTGCTTATAGATCCTGTATACCATGCCATAAGCGGTGGTGAGACAGAAGATGCTATTAACGTGTGGAAGGAGAACCTTCCTTACCTAAAAAGCGTGCCATCTCCAGGGGAAGAAGTAGCCCAGAAATTTAAGACGGCTGTGACAGTATCATCAGAAGAATTTGTAAACCGCATAAAGAGCAAAGCGCCTAAAGCTAATATAACCACAAAAAACGTATTAGGATACATAAAAAACATAAAAAGGACTGAAGCAGGGCACGTCTTGTCTTTAAACATAGGCGGTGTAGATTTTACAGGAACAGACATACAAGATCTATTTCAGTTAAATTCTACCAACTTCAGCTTTAGCATGAAAGGAAGCAATGTGGTGATAAATGTGATTGGATATGGACATGGTGTAGGTATGAGCCAATATGGTGCAAATGCAATGGCGAAAGACGGAAAAAGCTTTGAAGACATATTGAAGCACTACTATACGGGTGTAGAAATAATGAAAATAGATGATCTTTTAAAACTGAAAAATGGAAAGGCCTGA